In Phlebotomus papatasi isolate M1 chromosome 1, Ppap_2.1, whole genome shotgun sequence, the following proteins share a genomic window:
- the LOC129809669 gene encoding lipase 3-like, with translation MNYTLDEFDVVTEDGYILQLFHVKRLDLVPEGPVIYLQHGLMSSSADFCITGNRSLVATLVESGMDVWLGNNRGSFYSTKHVNSSVNPHTFWKFSWHEIGLYDIPAFINFILNYTGQPSLHYIGHSQGSTVFFVMTSLLPEFNKKVESMQGLAPAVFMSHVKSPFIRVLARFVNLLSLTWRTLHLDEVLAGDSLFNRIAKMLCQSNDLSLEICSNIMCIVGGCNIEQISEPVVPLVLKLSPAPASVYQIFHFAQEINSGRFCRYDFGKKTNLVRYGKSQPPSYDLDNVKVPVTLYTAVSDLFVSLEDVEILGSYLVGLEEIVVVPDKKFGHMDFCWGEKARDLVYESILETILRHADKENLDS, from the coding sequence ATGAACTACACCTTGGATGAGTTCGATGTAGTCACGGAGGATGGATATATTCTGCAGCTCTTCCATGTCAAGAGGTTAGATCTTGTGCCAGAAGGTCCAGTGATTTACTTGCAGCATGGTTTAATGAGTTCAAGTGCGGACTTCTGCATAACTGGTAATAGGTCGTTGGTAGCAACGCTAGTAGAATCGGGCATGGATGTCTGGTTGGGAAACAACCGGGGAAGCTTTTATTCAACGAAGCATGTTAATTCTTCAGTGAATCCTCATACTTTTTGGAAATTTAGCTGGCATGAAATCGGATTGTATGACATCCCTGCGTTCATAAACTTCATCCTCAACTATACTGGACAACCTAGCCTTCACTATATCGGACATTCACAGGGGTCTACTGTTTTCTTTGTGATGACGAGTTTACTACCTGAATTTAACAAAAAGGTGGAGTCTATGCAAGGCCTAGCTCCAGCTGTTTTTATGTCACACGTCAAAAGCCCGTTTATTCGTGTCCTGGCCAGATTCGTTAACTTACTGAGTCTCACTTGGAGAACACTGCATCTGGATGAAGTACTGGCCGGAGATAGTTTATTCAATAGAATAGCCAAGATGCTATGCCAAAGTAATGACCTATCCCTCGAAATATGCTCCAACATTATGTGCATTGTCGGAGGTTGCAACATCGAGCAGATAAGCGAACCAGTAGTCCCCCTTGTACTCAAATTGAGCCCAGCACCAGCTTCAGTCTATCAAATTTTTCACTTTGCCCAGGAAATAAATTCAGGAAGGTTCTGCAGATACGATTTTGGAAAGAAGACCAATTTAGTCAGATACGGAAAAAGCCAACCTCCCAGCTATGATTTGGATAATGTAAAGGTTCCAGTAACCTTGTACACTGCAGTTAGTGATTTGTTCGTTTCGCTTGAGGATGTAGAAATACTAGGATCGTACTTAGTTGGTTTGGAAGAAATTGTCGTAGTGCCTGATAAGAAGTTCGGGCACATGGACTTTTGCTGGGGAGAGAAAGCTCGGGATTTGGTCTACGAATCGATCCTAGAGACCATTCTTAGACATGCAGATAAGGAAAATTTGGATAGTTAA
- the LOC129810133 gene encoding lipase 1-like produces MQFFYLILVLCAGSVLVQGDDILEDARLTTTELLRKYGYPAETHIVTTEDGYILELHRIPNPGGQVAFLMHGMLSSSADWILMGPNVGLGYMLHDLGYDVWMGNARGNRYSRRHTNLNPSLSAFWAFSWHEIGTRDLPANIDYIVQVTGRSAIHYIGHSQGTTVFWVMASEVPFYNSRILSMQALAPAAYMHHTRSPYVNGLVMWLTSTTMALQVMGVHDFAPTDQMNRVGGQDECRDGAPTQSMCYNEIFLLAGYNSAELNTTMLPVINGHSPAGASTRQMIHFGQVTRSRIFRQYDHGPVMNQIHYGQPTPPQYQLQRVTAPVYFYHSFNDWLAAPEDVNLLHNRLPNVRVKHLVSMMEFNHLDFVWAINQRTLLHQHVINNMRARE; encoded by the exons ATGCAGTTCTTTTATTTGATTCTGGTTTTGTGTGCTGGAAGTGTTCTTGTTCAGGGTGATGATATTTTGGAGGATGCTCGATTAACAACGACGGAATTGCTACGCAAGTATGGATACCCTGCTGAGACCCATATTGTAACAACTGAAGATGGGTATATTCTGGAATTGCACCGGATCCCAAATCCTGGTGGGCAAGTGGCTTTCTTGATGCACGGAATGCTTAGTTCTTCTGCAGATTGGATCCTAATGGGCCCTAATGTAGGGCTTGGATATATGCTTCACGATCTGGGCTATGACGTTTGGATGGGAAATGCACGAGGGAATAGATATTCTAGGCGTCATACCAATCTCAATCCGAGTTTGTCTGCATTTTGGGCTTTCTCTTGGCATGAAATCGGAACGAGAGATCTTCCAGCCAATATTGATTACATTGTTCAGGTAACAGGTCGTAGTGCTATTCACTACATTGGGCATTCGCAGGGGACTACTGTATTTTGGGTAATGGCGTCGGAAGTGCCTTTCTACAACTCCCGGATTTTATCTATGCAAGCCCTAGCCCCAGCTGCTTATATGCATCACACAAGGAGCCCCTATGTTAATGGATTGGTCATGTGGCTTACGAGTACGACAATGGCCCTTCAGGTTATGGGTGTTCATGACTTTGCACCGACGGATCAGATGAATAGGGTCGGAGGGCAAGATGAGTGCAGGGATGGGGCTCCTACGCAATCGATGTGCTACAATGAAATCTTCCTCCTTGCAGGATATAATTCGGCAGAATTGAATACG ACTATGCTCCCCGTCATTAACGGACACTCCCCAGCTGGAGCGTCCACTCGTCAAATGATCCATTTTGGTCAAGTTACAAGATCTCGGATCTTCAGACAGTATGACCATGGTCCAGTAATGAACCAGATCCATTACGGACAACCTACCCCTCCCCAGTACCAACTACAACGCGTTACAGCCCCAGTTTATTTCTATCACAGCTTCAATGACTGGCTTGCAGCTCCTGAAGATGTCAATCTCCTCCACAATCGCTTACCGAATGTAAGGGTGAAGCACTTGGTCTCTATGATGGAATTCAACCACTTGGACTTTGTCTGGGCAATTAATCAGAGGACCCTTCTTCATCAGCATGTCATTAACAATATGCGTGCTCGAGAGTAA
- the LOC129809687 gene encoding serine/arginine repetitive matrix protein 1-like, translated as MGFIKSLGMAREWSFQRAIEAARVEDSRQRSSKVERSKRNPGQKEGDTSRRRSPHRHHQHRRRRSRERTPSRARTPRLERSSHRRTRGESSPKQSIRSSVVVPTKAGSERPDYPRELFKTPVAVPKRSKLPEEGTPKEWKHFKAENSLPKLVSPLPPTPVVAQAEAPRTPETKPPIVAAPPPPPVLFRREVIGKREGTPPRHRIPVRQAPVSPPPARAGEHTPPRIYPSQGIGGQSQHEQVYPPALERRSPWSRALFRAHYLALRLAIEWGYRPRPPTWPRFSAAELGQTSQSFRAVLEAFRNVTYPPQGEVDAWSPPWSRQPKPDSSGQRQ; from the coding sequence ATGGGCTTTATAAAGAGCTTAGGAATGGCCAGGGAGTGGAGTTTCCAGCGGGCCATCGAAGCAGCAAGAGTGGAAGACAGCCGCCAAAGATCCAGCAAGGTGGAACGTTCAAAGCGGAATCCAGGGCAGAAGGAGGGCGATACGTCCCGAAGACGCTCTCCTCATCGCCACCACCAGCACCGGAGGAGAAGAAGCAGAGAGAGGACCCCCAGCCGAGCAAGAACTCCACGTCTGGAGAGAAGCTCCCACCGGCGGACACGTGGGGAATCGTCTCCCAAACAAAGTATCCGATCCAGTGTGGTGGTACCCACGAAAGCTGGTAGCGAGAGGCCCGATTATCCCCGGGAGTTGTTTAAAACCCCAGTGGCGGTCCCGAAGAGAAGTAAACTGCCCGAGGAAGGAACGCCCAAAGAGTGGAAGCACTTTAAGGCCGAAAATTCCCTGCCGAAACTCGTCTCACCGTTACCTCCCACACCCGTGGTTGCCCAAGCAGAAGCTCCTCGGACTCCCGAGACGAAACCGCCGATTGTCGCTGCCCCACCACCACCGCCGGTGCTCTTCAGAAGGGAAGTGATTGGAAAGAGGGAGGGCACTCCGCCTCGCCACCGAATTCCAGTTCGTCAGGCCCCAGTCTCCCCTCCGCCGGCCAGAGCAGGTGAACACACTCCTCCCCGAATCTATCCGTCCCAAGGAATCGGAGGACAGAGCCAGCACGAGCAGGTTTATCCGCCAGCTCTGGAACGACGTTCCCCTTGGAGTAGGGCACTGTTCAGGGCGCACTACCTCGCCCTCAGATTGGCAATAGAGTGGGGATACCGACCAAGACCCCCTACGTGGCCCCGCTTCAGCGCAGCAGAGCTGGGACAGACTTCCCAGAGTTTCCGGGCTGTTCTAGAGGCCTTCCGGAACGTAACGTACCCCCCACAGGGGGAAGTGGATGCCTGGAGCCCTCCCTGGTCCCGGCAACCGAAACCTGATTCTTCGGGACAACGGCAGTAA
- the LOC129810120 gene encoding probable sodium/potassium/calcium exchanger CG1090 isoform X1: MRQNRRGRVWHIGILFLIYSCLYVYSAKIKTSTEEEINEEQTGSLNELNVSPNPTFDTELYTTSIAKEETDMIELTTRESSHIPHHHAHPTWRPKRQNCTPPAIEQFPQPLMGPNARKHGGLVIHVIVAIFTFLGLAIVCDDYFVSSLDRICEELKLSPDVAGATFMAAGSSAPELATVVIGVFFAKDDIGVSGVIGSAVFNIMFVISVCALCSGTVCQLNWWPLVRDCFFYSVSILVMLIIIFNDTISWVEATVMLVFYVFYCIALHFNSALERWAMTWKLPIKLPTKEEQSALVTYKNISDPTYTQNAQAVTNLSQEPQQEQPKVDEQSYMYDANASWDPNAAWGDESGGNNYGTAATTNTGWGDTGQQNVDSWDGNNAWASGEGQQNYGYNRDGAEQNIQDTNTVPQGNPTTGSVQQTQQVSSYYKSAEPKNTEPINPLEKPTTGGVPALIAWYIVYPIHYMCRLTMPDCRLEKYRNWYPFTFLISMIWISFYSYFMVWMITIIGATLGIPDTVMGLTFVAAGVSVPDALSSIAVIKEGYGDMAVSNAIGSNVFDILICLGLPWFIQTAIIKPGSHVNVISKGLAYSTLSLLSTVLFLLVATHLNGWKLDKRLGIVLMVWYLVFITVASLYELNVFGQLNPPECPSGY, from the exons ATGAGGCAAAACCGCCGAGGTCGTGTTTGGCACATTGGAATACTCTTCTTGATATACTCATGCCTCTATGTGTATTCCGCGAAAATTAAGACATCCACCGAGGAAGAAATCAATGAAGAGCAAACTGGTTCGCTAAACGAACTCAATGTGTCACCCAATCCTACATTCGACACTGAACTCTATACCACATCGATCGCCAAGGAG GAGACTGACATGATTGAGTTAACAACGCGAGAGTCATCTCACATCCCACATCATCATGCTCATCCTACTTGGAGGCCAAAGCGACAGAATTGCACCCCTCCGGCTATTGAGCAGTTCCCTCAGCCCCTTATGGGACCCAATGCACGGAAACACGGTGGACTGGTCATTCATGTCATCGTGGCGATCTTTACTTTCTTAGGGCTCGCCATTGTGTGTGATGACTACTTCGTCTCAAGCTTAGATAGAATATGTGAAG AACTTAAATTGTCACCTGACGTTGCTGGTGCGACTTTCATGGCTGCCGGTAGTTCGGCTCCAGAGCTAGCAACTGTTGTGATCGGTGTGTTCTTTGCCAAAGATGACATCGGGGTAAGTGGAGTGATCGGGTCGGCCGTGTTTAACATCATGTTTGTCATATCCGTATGCGCTTTGTGTTCCGGAACCGTATGTCAATTGAACTGGTGGCCCCTAGTACGGGATTGCTTCTTCTACTCAGTCTCAATTCTCGTAATGCTCATCATAATATTCAATGATACGATCTCATGGGTTGAGGCTACGGTAATGCTGGTGTTCTATGTCTTCTACTGCATTGCTCTCCACTTCAATAGTGCCCTTGAGCGTTGGGCTATGACCTGGAAACTTCCAATTAAGCTTCCGACGAAAGAAGAGCAATCAGCACTGGTCACATACAAGAATATCTCGGATCCTACGTATACACAGAATGCCCAAGCTGTTACGAATTTGTCACAGGAACCACAGCAGGAGCAACCGAAGGTCGATGAGCAGTCCTATATGTACGATGCCAATGCCAGTTGGGATCCAAATGCAGCATGGGGTGATGAATCCGGTGGCAATAACTATGGAACAGCTGCGACTACAAATACTGGTTGGGGCGATACAGGGCAACAGAATGTTGACTCGTGGGATGGGAACAATGCTTGGGCATCTGGGGAAGGGCAGCAAAATTACGGCTACAATCGTGATGGTGCAGAACAG AACATACAGGATACAAATACGGTTCCTCAGGGTAATCCAACCACCGGAAGTGTCCAACAAACTCAGCAAGTCTCAAGCTACTATAAATCAGCTGAGCCTAAGAATACAGAACCGATAAATCCTCTGGAGAAACCTACGACTGGTGGTGTACCAGCACTAATTGCATGGTACATTGTCTATCCCATTCACTACATGTGTCGCCTAACAATGCCGGACTGTCGTTTGGAAAAGTATCGAAATTGGTATCCATTTACATTCCTAATATCCATGATCTGGATATCATTCTATTCTTACTTCATGGTATGGATGATTACAATTATTGGGGCAACTCTTGGTATTCCGGATACTGTCATGGGATTAACTTTTGTGGCTGCCGGAGTTTCAGTTCCAGATGCCCTGAGCTCAATAGCCGTCATTAAGGAAGGTTACGGCGATATGGCTGTGTCTAATGCTATCGGATCGAATGTATTCGACATCCTAATATGTCTAGGACTGCCATGGTTTATTCAGACGGCCATCATAAAACCAGGATCTCACGTCAATGTTATATCCAAAG GTTTGGCTTACTCAACTCTGTCGCTCCTATCGACTGTCCTGTTTTTACTTGTTGCGACTCATCTCAATGGTTGGAAACTGGACAAGCGTCTGGGTATCGTCCTAATGGTTTGGTACCTAGTCTTCATTACAGTCGCCTCTCTCTATGAACTCAATGTTTTCGGACAGCTAAACCCACCAGAATGCCCAA GCGGTTACTAA
- the LOC129810120 gene encoding probable sodium/potassium/calcium exchanger CG1090 isoform X2, with protein MRQNRRGRVWHIGILFLIYSCLYVYSAKIKTSTEEEINEEQTGSLNELNVSPNPTFDTELYTTSIAKEETDMIELTTRESSHIPHHHAHPTWRPKRQNCTPPAIEQFPQPLMGPNARKHGGLVIHVIVAIFTFLGLAIVCDDYFVSSLDRICEELKLSPDVAGATFMAAGSSAPELATVVIGVFFAKDDIGVSGVIGSAVFNIMFVISVCALCSGTVCQLNWWPLVRDCFFYSVSILVMLIIIFNDTISWVEATVMLVFYVFYCIALHFNSALERWAMTWKLPIKLPTKEEQSALVTYKNISDPTYTQNAQAVTNLSQEPQQEQPKVDEQSYMYDANASWDPNAAWGDESGGNNYGTAATTNTGWGDTGQQNVDSWDGNNAWASGEGQQNYGYNRDGAEQDTNTVPQGNPTTGSVQQTQQVSSYYKSAEPKNTEPINPLEKPTTGGVPALIAWYIVYPIHYMCRLTMPDCRLEKYRNWYPFTFLISMIWISFYSYFMVWMITIIGATLGIPDTVMGLTFVAAGVSVPDALSSIAVIKEGYGDMAVSNAIGSNVFDILICLGLPWFIQTAIIKPGSHVNVISKGLAYSTLSLLSTVLFLLVATHLNGWKLDKRLGIVLMVWYLVFITVASLYELNVFGQLNPPECPSGY; from the exons ATGAGGCAAAACCGCCGAGGTCGTGTTTGGCACATTGGAATACTCTTCTTGATATACTCATGCCTCTATGTGTATTCCGCGAAAATTAAGACATCCACCGAGGAAGAAATCAATGAAGAGCAAACTGGTTCGCTAAACGAACTCAATGTGTCACCCAATCCTACATTCGACACTGAACTCTATACCACATCGATCGCCAAGGAG GAGACTGACATGATTGAGTTAACAACGCGAGAGTCATCTCACATCCCACATCATCATGCTCATCCTACTTGGAGGCCAAAGCGACAGAATTGCACCCCTCCGGCTATTGAGCAGTTCCCTCAGCCCCTTATGGGACCCAATGCACGGAAACACGGTGGACTGGTCATTCATGTCATCGTGGCGATCTTTACTTTCTTAGGGCTCGCCATTGTGTGTGATGACTACTTCGTCTCAAGCTTAGATAGAATATGTGAAG AACTTAAATTGTCACCTGACGTTGCTGGTGCGACTTTCATGGCTGCCGGTAGTTCGGCTCCAGAGCTAGCAACTGTTGTGATCGGTGTGTTCTTTGCCAAAGATGACATCGGGGTAAGTGGAGTGATCGGGTCGGCCGTGTTTAACATCATGTTTGTCATATCCGTATGCGCTTTGTGTTCCGGAACCGTATGTCAATTGAACTGGTGGCCCCTAGTACGGGATTGCTTCTTCTACTCAGTCTCAATTCTCGTAATGCTCATCATAATATTCAATGATACGATCTCATGGGTTGAGGCTACGGTAATGCTGGTGTTCTATGTCTTCTACTGCATTGCTCTCCACTTCAATAGTGCCCTTGAGCGTTGGGCTATGACCTGGAAACTTCCAATTAAGCTTCCGACGAAAGAAGAGCAATCAGCACTGGTCACATACAAGAATATCTCGGATCCTACGTATACACAGAATGCCCAAGCTGTTACGAATTTGTCACAGGAACCACAGCAGGAGCAACCGAAGGTCGATGAGCAGTCCTATATGTACGATGCCAATGCCAGTTGGGATCCAAATGCAGCATGGGGTGATGAATCCGGTGGCAATAACTATGGAACAGCTGCGACTACAAATACTGGTTGGGGCGATACAGGGCAACAGAATGTTGACTCGTGGGATGGGAACAATGCTTGGGCATCTGGGGAAGGGCAGCAAAATTACGGCTACAATCGTGATGGTGCAGAACAG GATACAAATACGGTTCCTCAGGGTAATCCAACCACCGGAAGTGTCCAACAAACTCAGCAAGTCTCAAGCTACTATAAATCAGCTGAGCCTAAGAATACAGAACCGATAAATCCTCTGGAGAAACCTACGACTGGTGGTGTACCAGCACTAATTGCATGGTACATTGTCTATCCCATTCACTACATGTGTCGCCTAACAATGCCGGACTGTCGTTTGGAAAAGTATCGAAATTGGTATCCATTTACATTCCTAATATCCATGATCTGGATATCATTCTATTCTTACTTCATGGTATGGATGATTACAATTATTGGGGCAACTCTTGGTATTCCGGATACTGTCATGGGATTAACTTTTGTGGCTGCCGGAGTTTCAGTTCCAGATGCCCTGAGCTCAATAGCCGTCATTAAGGAAGGTTACGGCGATATGGCTGTGTCTAATGCTATCGGATCGAATGTATTCGACATCCTAATATGTCTAGGACTGCCATGGTTTATTCAGACGGCCATCATAAAACCAGGATCTCACGTCAATGTTATATCCAAAG GTTTGGCTTACTCAACTCTGTCGCTCCTATCGACTGTCCTGTTTTTACTTGTTGCGACTCATCTCAATGGTTGGAAACTGGACAAGCGTCTGGGTATCGTCCTAATGGTTTGGTACCTAGTCTTCATTACAGTCGCCTCTCTCTATGAACTCAATGTTTTCGGACAGCTAAACCCACCAGAATGCCCAA GCGGTTACTAA
- the LOC129810154 gene encoding retinol-binding protein pinta, whose translation MDYSCSLPADCYIFAEAHLNETSNRREESLAKFCKWIDENPELNVEKDVVHLLYFLRGAKFNVEKAKDKIKRFYRIRAERSEWFTSRNPFHPELDELLKIGVCFPLRERDEHNRLVVIIRTGAHNPRLHTQNNVLKICKMLIDLAIRADERISIYGVSAVLDMTGVTLSHALQLTPTLIKRTVQCWETYPCRARRMEFVNAPAHVNIILNIFRSFMSAKLKDRVFVTKGLPKNNENLPVNLGGHGPSYQELAVYWRDKARESAEWFAENEQYKMTI comes from the exons ATGGATTACAGTTGCTCCTTGCCAGCAGATTGTTACATTTTCGCGGAGGCTCATTTAAATGAGACCTCAAACAGACGCGAAGAATCTTTAGCCAAATTTTGTAAGTGGATTGATGAGAATCCAGAGCTCAATGTTGAGAAAGATGTAGTGCATTTGCTGTATTTTCTACGTGGTGCAAAATTTAATGTGGAGAAAGCCAAAGACAAAATAAAGAG ATTTTATCGCATACGAGCTGAAAGATCTGAATGGTTTACATCCAGAAACCCATTTCATCCAGAATTGGATGAGCTCCTGAAGATTGGCGTATGCTTCCCTTTGAGAGAACGGGATGAACACAACCGCTTAGTGGTTATTATCAGGACCGGTGCTCACAATCCCAGACTACATACTCAGAACAACGTTCTAAAAATCTGCAAAATGCTCATTGACTTAGCCATTCGCGCAGACGAACGTATCTCAATCTACGGAGTGTCTGCGGTTTTGGACATGACTGGCGTAACCCTTAGTCATGCCCTACAACTGACTCCAACCCTTATAAAACGAACAGTGCAATGTTGGGAAACTTACCCTTGTCGAGCTCGTCGTATGGAATTTGTCAATGCTCCAGCCCATGTTAACATAATCCTGAATATTTTCCGGAGCTTTATGAGTGCCAAGCTGAAAGATCGAGTTTTCGTCACCAAGGGGCTGCCTAAGAATAATGAAAACTTGCCGGTTAACTTGGGAGGACATGGACCCAGCTATCAAGAACTTGCAGTTTATTGGCGGGATAAAGCCCGAGAAAGTGCAGAATGGTTTGCAGAAAATGAACAATATAAAATGACAATATAA